One window of the Salminus brasiliensis chromosome 1, fSalBra1.hap2, whole genome shotgun sequence genome contains the following:
- the sh2d1aa gene encoding SH2 domain containing 1A duplicate a, whose product MEELQMYHGSISKSRAEELLAMAGRDGSFLIRDSESVPDTYCICVLYEQCVFTYRLFQVEGNLWKAETAHGVKERLFRKVKNLISAFQHPDQGLAMPLLYPVNTGPHHSYHHHHQQQQHRKPQSRPRKHINT is encoded by the exons ATGGAAGAACTACAGATGTATCACGGGTCCATCAgcaagagcagagcagaggagTTGCTGGCCATGGCTGGCCGGGACGGCAGTTTCCTTATCAGGGACAGCGAGAGCGTGCCGGACACGTACTGCATCTGTGTACT GTatgagcagtgtgtgttcacCTACAGGCTTTTCCAAGTAGAGGGTAACTTGTGGAAGGCAGAG ACAGCTCATGGAGTGAAGGAACGGCTGTTTCGAAAAGTCAAAAACCTCATCAGTGCTTTCCAGCACCCAGACCAAGGACTCGCCATGCCCCTCCTTTATCCGGTTAATACTGGCCCACACCACAgctaccaccatcaccaccaacagcagcagcacaggaAGCCCCAGTCCAGACCACGGAAACATATAAACACTTAA